In bacterium, one genomic interval encodes:
- a CDS encoding T9SS type A sorting domain-containing protein: protein MASSPRGFVVLTCILFGATSSVAGTIMAWGLNTDGQCDVPPPSTGYMAVAGGLYHSLGLRMDGSLAAWGHNVHGQCNVPLPNNDFVGVWAGFFHSLGLRASGELAAWGQNSAGQCNVPPPNSGFIAAAGGNAHSLGLKADGSIVAWGINTWGQCNIPPPNSDYVAVAAAGDISMALRADGSVVAWGHLDQCQGCVPAPNSGFTAISIGHTGTPILGLRSDGSIAAWGGGNQYGQLDVPVPNQDFMAVAAGLFGGLGLKTDGTLVGWGDQTNGLFDVPAPDPCRLFTGVAAGFAHILAVAELDDSPGLLEVIPQAMSIDCVGGQLPSQSTLVVQVANLGCESCQGVHVAVETPPGGGLIHGENVYPLGTLSPGGQVELAIPLDLTGLCDTYGLFTVHVLSSNCPPTGIAGELWIPCCEEEPVGADEQPLTFTLDAAWPNPFNPTTSISFTMAETGPATLTVHNLAGAPVAVLWQGLAARGAHDVVFDAGGLPSGVYLYTLATTWGRQSRKLLLVR from the coding sequence ATGGCGAGCTCACCCAGGGGATTCGTCGTGCTCACCTGCATCCTGTTTGGCGCCACGAGCTCAGTGGCCGGCACCATCATGGCCTGGGGGCTCAACACGGACGGTCAATGCGACGTGCCGCCGCCCAGCACCGGGTACATGGCCGTGGCAGGTGGCCTCTACCACAGTCTCGGCCTGCGCATGGACGGCTCCCTGGCGGCATGGGGCCACAACGTCCATGGTCAGTGCAATGTGCCCTTGCCCAACAATGACTTCGTTGGAGTGTGGGCGGGCTTCTTCCATAGCCTGGGCCTGCGGGCAAGTGGCGAACTGGCGGCCTGGGGCCAGAACAGCGCCGGCCAATGCAACGTGCCGCCCCCCAACAGCGGCTTCATCGCCGCCGCGGGCGGCAATGCCCACAGTTTGGGCCTCAAGGCCGACGGCTCCATCGTGGCCTGGGGGATCAACACCTGGGGCCAATGCAACATCCCGCCTCCCAACTCCGACTACGTGGCCGTGGCCGCTGCCGGGGACATCAGCATGGCGCTGCGGGCGGATGGAAGCGTGGTGGCATGGGGGCATCTGGATCAATGCCAAGGATGTGTGCCGGCGCCCAACAGCGGATTCACGGCCATCTCCATCGGGCACACCGGGACGCCCATTCTAGGGTTGAGAAGTGACGGGTCCATTGCCGCCTGGGGTGGCGGCAACCAGTATGGCCAACTGGACGTGCCGGTGCCCAACCAGGATTTCATGGCTGTCGCGGCCGGCCTTTTCGGCGGTCTCGGCCTGAAGACGGACGGGACACTGGTGGGCTGGGGCGACCAAACCAACGGCTTGTTCGATGTCCCCGCGCCGGATCCTTGCCGTCTTTTCACAGGCGTGGCCGCCGGCTTCGCCCACATCCTGGCCGTGGCCGAACTGGACGACTCGCCCGGGCTTCTGGAGGTGATTCCCCAAGCCATGTCCATCGACTGCGTGGGGGGGCAGCTTCCGTCGCAATCCACCTTGGTCGTGCAGGTGGCCAACTTGGGATGCGAATCCTGCCAGGGTGTCCATGTGGCGGTGGAAACACCGCCGGGCGGCGGCCTGATCCATGGCGAAAACGTCTACCCCTTGGGCACCCTGTCGCCCGGTGGGCAGGTGGAGCTTGCGATTCCCCTTGATCTGACCGGGTTGTGCGACACCTACGGCCTGTTCACCGTGCACGTCCTGTCCAGCAACTGCCCTCCCACGGGCATTGCCGGAGAGCTGTGGATCCCCTGCTGCGAGGAGGAGCCGGTGGGCGCCGACGAGCAGCCACTCACCTTCACGCTGGACGCGGCCTGGCCCAACCCCTTCAACCCGACCACCTCCATCTCCTTCACCATGGCAGAGACAGGCCCCGCCACTCTCACCGTCCACAACCTGGCCGGCGCGCCGGTGGCCGTCCTCTGGCAGGGCCTGGCCGCCCGCGGGGCTCACGACGTGGTGTTTGACGCCGGCGGCTTGCCCAGCGGCGTCTATCTCTACACCCTGGCGACGACGTGGGGAAGGCAAAGCCGGAAGCTGTTGCTTGTCCGTTAG
- a CDS encoding ParB/RepB/Spo0J family partition protein produces the protein MNRSKSLGKGLSALIQKPSGGSPEESGGGEAAVGRVLQLPLELINRNRHQPRREFEPVELEELAQSIRANGVLQPVLVFEDGGLYTLIAGERRWRACQLAGLRHIPALVRERPDEAGLMRLALLENIQREDLPPLDLAAALRTLIEEHGLTQDELGQSLGMSRPAVGNLLRLNKLPTVVKVSLKEGKISYGHAKVLLGLATDDEKIRLWQICVKRDLSVRQLEELVRRQREEGPAPAVVKPFDILQAEESLGGALGARVSISPNRNRGQIRIDYHTREELDRLVELLQSMDEA, from the coding sequence ATGAATCGGTCCAAATCACTGGGTAAGGGCCTCTCCGCCCTCATCCAGAAGCCCTCCGGGGGGTCGCCCGAGGAGTCGGGCGGCGGCGAGGCGGCCGTCGGGCGCGTGCTGCAGTTGCCCCTCGAGCTGATCAACCGCAACCGCCACCAGCCCCGGCGCGAGTTCGAGCCGGTCGAGCTGGAGGAGCTGGCCCAGTCCATCCGCGCCAATGGCGTGCTGCAGCCCGTCCTTGTCTTCGAGGATGGCGGCCTCTACACGCTGATCGCCGGGGAGCGCCGCTGGCGCGCCTGTCAGCTGGCCGGGCTGCGCCATATCCCCGCCCTGGTGCGGGAGCGCCCCGACGAGGCGGGCCTGATGCGCCTCGCCCTGCTCGAGAACATCCAGCGCGAGGACCTGCCGCCCCTGGACCTGGCCGCCGCGCTGCGCACCCTGATCGAGGAGCACGGCCTCACCCAGGACGAGCTGGGACAGAGTCTGGGCATGAGCCGCCCGGCAGTGGGCAACCTGCTGCGCCTCAACAAGTTGCCCACCGTGGTCAAGGTCAGCCTCAAGGAGGGCAAGATCAGCTACGGGCACGCCAAGGTCCTGCTCGGGCTGGCCACCGACGACGAGAAGATCCGGCTCTGGCAGATCTGCGTGAAGCGCGATCTCTCCGTCCGCCAACTGGAGGAGCTGGTCCGCCGCCAGCGCGAGGAGGGCCCGGCCCCCGCCGTGGTCAAGCCCTTCGACATCCTGCAGGCGGAGGAGAGCCTGGGCGGCGCGCTGGGCGCGCGCGTCTCCATCAGCCCCAACCGCAACCGCGGCCAGATCCGCATCGACTACCACACCCGCGAGGAGCTGGACCGCCTGGTCGAGCTGCTGCAAAGCATGGATGAGGCATGA
- a CDS encoding DUF3391 domain-containing protein translates to MTGLQKVSVKDLRAGHFIVLPPPWHKHPFLRNRFLLRKTEDVERLSKAGIHQVLVDPGRSVVPLPAGQPLTPLKQTKTYIAPPREWDQNKLITEEFRELIRNERLPAPVKARAVQRASIEQMKQLMSEPTAARLAEYKTGLADLVDVVMSDDALASSLLRITTHDFYTWTHSVNVGTLSLLFARFLFKQSDAHDMHELAAGFFLHDIGKTRIPSELLNKRGRFDDREVSEMRCHVARGLAIVEETQVLSAEAVVIVAQHHERVDGSGYPNGLKGDEIHLYAAICSLADVYDALTSVRPYKTSVSPYQALRIIQREMVNEHNRETFDSFVRLFE, encoded by the coding sequence ATGACCGGACTGCAGAAGGTGTCCGTCAAGGACCTGCGCGCGGGGCACTTCATCGTGCTGCCGCCGCCCTGGCACAAGCACCCCTTTCTGCGCAACCGTTTTCTACTAAGGAAGACGGAGGACGTGGAGCGCCTGAGCAAGGCCGGCATCCACCAGGTGCTGGTCGATCCGGGGCGCAGCGTGGTCCCCCTGCCGGCGGGGCAGCCGCTCACGCCGCTCAAGCAGACCAAGACCTACATCGCCCCGCCCAGGGAGTGGGACCAGAACAAGCTCATCACCGAAGAGTTCCGGGAATTGATCCGCAACGAGCGCCTGCCCGCCCCCGTCAAGGCCCGCGCCGTGCAGCGCGCCTCCATCGAGCAGATGAAGCAGCTCATGAGCGAGCCCACGGCGGCGCGCCTGGCCGAATACAAGACGGGCCTGGCCGACCTGGTGGACGTCGTCATGTCCGACGACGCCCTGGCCTCCAGCCTGCTGCGCATCACCACGCATGACTTCTACACCTGGACCCATTCCGTCAACGTGGGTACGCTGTCGCTGCTCTTCGCCCGCTTCCTGTTCAAGCAGAGCGACGCCCACGACATGCACGAGCTGGCGGCCGGCTTCTTCCTGCACGACATCGGCAAGACGCGCATCCCGTCCGAACTGCTCAACAAGCGGGGCCGCTTCGACGACCGGGAAGTATCGGAGATGCGCTGCCACGTGGCGCGCGGACTGGCCATCGTCGAGGAGACGCAGGTCCTCAGCGCCGAGGCTGTCGTCATCGTCGCCCAGCACCACGAGCGGGTGGACGGCAGCGGCTATCCCAACGGGCTGAAGGGCGACGAGATCCATCTCTACGCGGCCATCTGCTCCCTGGCCGACGTCTACGACGCCCTCACCTCGGTGCGGCCCTACAAGACCAGCGTCAGTCCCTACCAAGCCCTGCGCATCATCCAGCGCGAGATGGTCAACGAGCACAACCGCGAGACCTTCGACAGCTTCGTCCGCCTCTTCGAGTGA
- a CDS encoding FAD-linked oxidase C-terminal domain-containing protein, whose amino-acid sequence MITADQLRELERAVGAAALVLDDRRQAYAADELKMPHLPEAVVDATTVEQIQALMRWANRHHVPVTPRGAGTGLSGGALANRGGVVLSMARFNRILEIDPVNRFAVVEPGVINMTLQAAAAAHGLFYPPDPASWESCSLGGNVAEESGGPHCVKYGATRPYVLQIEAVLPSGETVVCGVRTRKGVVGYSLRDLLIGSEGTLAIFTKLVLRLLPKPRRVRTLLALLPDLASAGRLVTTVFRAGLCPSCMEFMDERALDLVRDQLPLALPAACRAVVLLEADGGEEEVEREAELLGGSCLDAGALDVLVADGGEKRERLWEVRRRLSTTTRERFVQKLSEDIAVPLDRLEECLAASRRLGDEAGLTVLAYGHIGDGNLHVNVLSTVPGPAENRRMWLVVGEVFRLAVQLDGTISAEHGVGCWKQSYIGLELSPLSQRLQMDIKRLFDPNNILNPGKIFDWPQREETGL is encoded by the coding sequence GTGATCACAGCCGATCAGCTGCGCGAGCTGGAGCGGGCCGTGGGTGCGGCCGCGCTCGTGCTCGACGATCGCCGCCAGGCCTACGCCGCCGACGAGCTGAAGATGCCCCACCTGCCCGAGGCGGTGGTCGATGCCACGACCGTCGAGCAGATCCAGGCGCTGATGCGCTGGGCCAACCGCCACCATGTCCCCGTCACGCCCCGCGGTGCCGGCACCGGCCTTTCGGGCGGCGCCCTGGCCAATCGGGGCGGCGTCGTGCTCAGCATGGCGCGCTTCAACCGCATTCTGGAGATCGATCCCGTCAACCGTTTCGCCGTGGTGGAGCCGGGCGTGATCAACATGACCCTGCAGGCGGCGGCGGCCGCCCACGGGCTCTTCTACCCGCCCGATCCCGCCTCCTGGGAGTCCTGCAGCCTGGGCGGCAACGTGGCCGAGGAGTCGGGCGGCCCCCACTGCGTCAAGTACGGGGCCACGCGCCCCTACGTCCTCCAGATCGAGGCCGTCCTGCCCAGCGGCGAAACGGTCGTCTGCGGCGTCCGCACGCGCAAGGGCGTGGTGGGTTACAGCCTGCGCGACCTGCTGATCGGCTCCGAGGGCACCCTGGCCATCTTCACCAAACTGGTGCTGCGCTTGCTGCCCAAACCCCGCCGCGTGCGCACCCTGCTCGCCCTCCTGCCGGACCTGGCCAGCGCCGGACGCCTGGTCACGACCGTCTTCCGGGCCGGCCTTTGCCCCTCTTGCATGGAGTTCATGGACGAGCGGGCCCTCGACCTGGTGCGGGACCAGCTGCCCCTCGCCCTGCCCGCCGCCTGCCGCGCCGTCGTGCTGCTGGAGGCGGACGGCGGCGAGGAGGAGGTGGAGCGCGAGGCGGAGTTGCTGGGCGGGTCCTGCCTGGATGCCGGCGCCCTGGATGTGCTGGTGGCCGACGGCGGCGAGAAGCGGGAGCGCCTCTGGGAGGTGCGGCGCCGCCTGTCCACCACCACGCGTGAACGCTTCGTCCAGAAGCTGTCCGAGGACATCGCCGTGCCCCTGGACCGCCTGGAGGAATGTCTGGCGGCCAGTCGCCGGCTGGGGGACGAGGCCGGCCTGACCGTCCTGGCCTATGGACACATCGGCGACGGGAACCTGCATGTCAATGTCCTGAGTACGGTGCCGGGCCCGGCGGAGAACCGGCGCATGTGGTTGGTGGTGGGAGAGGTCTTCCGGCTGGCTGTCCAGTTGGATGGCACGATTTCCGCCGAACATGGTGTGGGATGTTGGAAGCAGTCTTATATTGGGCTTGAGCTGAGTCCGCTCAGCCAACGACTGCAAATGGATATCAAACGGCTTTTTGACCCTAACAATATTCTGAACCCGGGCAAAATCTTCGATTGGCCCCAAAGAGAGGAGACAGGCTTATGA
- a CDS encoding T9SS type A sorting domain-containing protein has protein sequence MKQALCLTLLLGLAGGAAAGSYAEMKAGMGPDPSPTLSYLATSNGQVEVHVAELGTDNAGRFTIGTGTGEYLLYGHEWDPWSTYVRIRIDGIVYAPEGGGNYDVAMLPSFGPALVGSTITTSWQAEGILIVQNLTPVVIDGQGTVEIEYAVTNLGNTERDVSVMLEMDTMVNWNDAAPISTSNGYVDVETCYSGSMVPNTWQAFEEGPNQDPSLLVGCGILNGHGATLPHFAAFGAWGSVYSGPFDYVCSGLQYWDSGCLLRWNAGYLNPGAGVTYRTYYGTCTTITQPGELALNLGGTASLSCVDGVLTPNPFDVNLLVTNTGGETCHDVIATITPGPGLTGGDPVWIGDLEPGQVGAASFFLTVADNYCDSYGYFLVEVSSADCEGNGIGREIWIPCCEQEPVGADEQPLAFTLDAACPNPFNPATTISFTMMETGPATLTVFNLAGAPVATLWQGMAERGRHTVVFDAAALPSGVYFYSLGTSQGVQTRKMLLTK, from the coding sequence ATGAAGCAAGCACTCTGTCTGACCCTTCTGCTGGGTCTGGCTGGTGGAGCCGCGGCAGGCAGCTACGCCGAGATGAAGGCGGGGATGGGGCCCGATCCTTCGCCCACACTCTCTTATCTGGCCACCTCCAATGGCCAGGTGGAGGTCCATGTGGCGGAGCTGGGCACGGACAACGCCGGCCGCTTCACCATCGGCACGGGCACGGGCGAATACCTGCTCTACGGCCATGAGTGGGACCCCTGGAGCACTTACGTGCGCATCCGCATCGACGGCATTGTCTACGCCCCCGAGGGCGGCGGCAACTACGACGTGGCCATGCTGCCCAGCTTCGGACCGGCCCTGGTGGGAAGCACCATCACCACCTCATGGCAAGCCGAGGGCATCCTCATCGTCCAAAACCTGACGCCTGTCGTGATCGACGGCCAGGGCACCGTGGAGATCGAGTACGCCGTGACCAACCTGGGCAACACCGAGCGCGACGTGTCCGTCATGCTGGAGATGGACACCATGGTCAACTGGAATGACGCGGCCCCCATCTCCACCAGCAACGGCTACGTGGACGTGGAGACCTGCTACAGCGGCAGCATGGTGCCCAACACCTGGCAGGCTTTCGAGGAAGGCCCGAACCAGGATCCCTCCCTGCTGGTGGGCTGCGGCATCCTCAACGGCCACGGCGCCACCCTGCCCCACTTCGCCGCCTTCGGCGCCTGGGGCAGCGTCTACAGCGGCCCCTTCGATTACGTGTGCTCCGGACTGCAGTACTGGGACAGCGGCTGCCTCCTGCGCTGGAACGCGGGTTATCTCAACCCCGGCGCCGGCGTCACCTACCGGACCTACTACGGCACCTGCACCACCATCACGCAGCCCGGCGAGCTGGCCCTCAACCTGGGCGGCACGGCCAGCCTGTCCTGCGTGGACGGGGTGCTGACGCCCAATCCTTTCGATGTCAACCTGCTGGTCACCAACACGGGTGGCGAGACCTGCCACGATGTGATCGCCACCATCACCCCGGGCCCCGGCCTGACGGGTGGTGATCCGGTCTGGATCGGCGACCTGGAGCCCGGCCAGGTGGGCGCGGCCTCCTTCTTCCTCACCGTGGCGGACAACTATTGCGACAGCTACGGGTATTTTCTGGTGGAAGTGTCCTCGGCGGACTGCGAGGGCAACGGGATCGGCCGCGAGATCTGGATCCCCTGCTGCGAGCAGGAGCCGGTGGGCGCCGATGAGCAGCCGCTCGCCTTCACCCTGGACGCGGCCTGTCCCAATCCTTTCAACCCGGCGACCACCATCTCCTTCACCATGATGGAGACCGGACCCGCCACCCTGACCGTCTTCAACCTGGCCGGCGCGCCGGTGGCCACCCTCTGGCAGGGGATGGCCGAGCGCGGCCGCCACACGGTGGTCTTCGATGCCGCCGCGCTGCCCAGCGGCGTCTACTTCTATTCGCTGGGCACGAGCCAGGGCGTGCAGACACGCAAGATGCTCCTGACCAAGTGA
- a CDS encoding putative sugar nucleotidyl transferase: protein MRLILFEDPCVRDFYPLTELRPVWELRTGLGTLRQRIEWRLGLEATGGLCRGPLQPVAARLGLPHPELEQGEDILMVNGRLLELDAEAILSLEPGQGMLQGEILLAARLAADGLADLDEGGPELDVVESPEGMCLAGRLWDLIHALPAAAAADFLLLEERLRQSGRSAPPENVDLSVRLMAAERIHIEAGAMIAPYCVIDAAAGPVVIERGARLAPFCVVEGPCLIGEDSRLKPGTRLLGGCHLGPGCRVGGEVAESILQGHANKQHDGFLGHAYLGEWTNLGADTNNSDLKNNYGPVTVRMLGRPVATGERFVGLMMGDHAKTGINTMFNTGTVVGVFANVWGGGFPPKEIPPFSWGGPQDGLAPYDLEKALATARTVKARRERRLEHDEEDLIRALHQRYGEDFPVLPGT from the coding sequence ATGAGACTGATCCTCTTCGAGGACCCCTGCGTCCGCGACTTCTACCCCTTGACCGAACTGCGCCCCGTCTGGGAGCTGCGCACCGGGCTGGGCACGCTGCGCCAGCGCATTGAATGGCGCCTGGGCCTGGAGGCGACGGGCGGCCTCTGCCGGGGGCCGCTCCAGCCGGTGGCGGCCCGCCTGGGGCTGCCCCATCCCGAGCTGGAGCAGGGCGAGGACATCCTCATGGTCAACGGCCGCCTGCTTGAGCTGGACGCCGAGGCGATCCTCTCCCTCGAGCCGGGGCAGGGCATGCTGCAGGGGGAGATCCTGCTGGCCGCCCGCCTGGCGGCCGATGGGCTGGCCGACCTGGACGAGGGCGGCCCCGAGCTGGATGTGGTGGAGAGTCCGGAAGGCATGTGCCTGGCCGGCCGCCTGTGGGACCTGATCCACGCCCTGCCCGCCGCCGCCGCGGCGGATTTCCTCCTGCTGGAGGAGCGGCTGCGCCAAAGCGGCCGCTCGGCGCCGCCGGAGAACGTCGACCTCTCCGTCCGGCTGATGGCGGCGGAGCGCATCCACATCGAGGCGGGGGCCATGATCGCCCCCTATTGCGTGATCGACGCCGCGGCAGGTCCCGTCGTCATCGAGCGGGGCGCGCGGCTTGCCCCCTTCTGCGTCGTGGAAGGTCCTTGCCTCATCGGCGAGGACTCCCGCCTCAAGCCGGGCACGCGCCTGCTGGGCGGTTGCCATCTGGGTCCCGGCTGCCGGGTGGGGGGCGAGGTGGCGGAGTCGATCCTCCAAGGCCACGCCAACAAGCAGCACGACGGTTTCCTGGGCCACGCCTACCTGGGGGAGTGGACCAACCTGGGCGCCGACACCAACAACAGCGACCTCAAGAACAACTACGGCCCCGTCACCGTGCGCATGCTGGGGCGCCCGGTGGCGACGGGCGAGCGTTTCGTTGGCCTGATGATGGGGGACCACGCCAAGACGGGCATCAACACCATGTTCAACACGGGCACGGTGGTGGGCGTCTTCGCCAACGTCTGGGGTGGCGGCTTCCCGCCCAAGGAGATTCCGCCCTTCTCGTGGGGCGGCCCCCAGGACGGCCTGGCCCCCTATGACCTGGAGAAGGCCCTGGCCACCGCCCGCACGGTCAAGGCGCGGCGCGAGCGCAGGCTGGAGCACGACGAAGAGGACCTCATCCGCGCGCTCCATCAGCGCTACGGCGAGGACTTTCCCGTCCTTCCCGGGACCTGA
- a CDS encoding T9SS type A sorting domain-containing protein: MTIALGLASILATQAAMGGMIIACGGNSDGQAVNPVDQYNFVAVEAGVLHSLGVKSNGSIVAWGANTHGQCNVPPPNTGFIAVAGGYAHSLGLKADGSIVAWGTNSHGQCDVPPPNTGFVAVSAGYLHSLALKSDGSIVAWGYNAFGQTTVPGVNSGFTALDAGAYHSLGLKADGSIVAWGKGDSGQCTVPAPNSGFVSISGGLVHSLGVRANGSVDAWGDNSWGQCNVPPPNAGFARVSGGDTHSRGLKIDGSVIGWGDLYGHIYPPPCHPGHPTVHTAIAVGRYHNLALTEDGNLAEQVVAPASLVCDNGQLDPASFTVEVSLSNSGCEPCEQVIINLMTWQNLTGGGPPIFLGTVNPGDTVSASFVLEPFDGPCDLYGQYGIEILSANCADTGHGYEIWIPCCEQEPVDVDEQPMSFGLDTARPNPFNPATTISFTMAETGPATLTVYNLAGAPVATLWQGMAQRGSHQVVFDASHLPSGVYFYALGTPHGVLTRKMVLAK; encoded by the coding sequence TTGACCATCGCGCTGGGTCTGGCATCGATCCTGGCGACGCAAGCGGCCATGGGCGGGATGATCATCGCGTGCGGTGGCAATAGTGATGGACAGGCCGTCAATCCGGTGGACCAGTACAACTTCGTCGCGGTGGAAGCCGGCGTGCTGCACAGCCTGGGGGTGAAAAGCAACGGTTCCATCGTCGCGTGGGGGGCCAACACCCACGGACAGTGCAACGTCCCGCCTCCCAACACCGGATTCATTGCCGTCGCCGGAGGATACGCCCATTCCCTGGGGCTCAAGGCCGACGGCTCCATCGTGGCCTGGGGCACCAACTCCCATGGACAATGCGACGTCCCACCCCCGAACACCGGCTTCGTGGCCGTGTCTGCCGGCTACTTGCATAGCCTGGCCTTGAAGTCCGATGGCAGCATCGTGGCGTGGGGATACAACGCCTTCGGCCAGACCACCGTGCCCGGCGTCAACAGCGGGTTCACCGCTCTTGATGCCGGTGCTTACCACAGCCTTGGCCTGAAGGCGGACGGGTCCATCGTGGCCTGGGGTAAAGGCGACAGTGGACAATGCACGGTACCGGCTCCCAACTCAGGCTTTGTCTCGATCAGTGGCGGCCTGGTCCACTCCCTCGGCGTCCGTGCCAACGGGTCGGTGGACGCTTGGGGCGACAACAGCTGGGGCCAGTGCAACGTGCCACCCCCCAATGCGGGCTTCGCCAGGGTGTCCGGCGGCGACACCCACAGCCGTGGCTTGAAGATTGACGGGAGCGTGATTGGTTGGGGAGACCTTTACGGCCACATCTATCCTCCACCTTGCCACCCCGGGCACCCGACGGTTCACACCGCCATCGCGGTGGGCAGATACCACAACCTGGCCCTGACAGAGGACGGAAATCTGGCGGAACAGGTCGTCGCCCCTGCCAGCCTGGTCTGTGACAATGGCCAACTGGACCCCGCCTCCTTCACCGTGGAGGTGTCGCTGAGCAATTCAGGTTGCGAACCTTGCGAGCAAGTCATCATCAACCTGATGACCTGGCAGAACCTGACTGGCGGCGGTCCCCCCATCTTCCTGGGAACGGTCAATCCAGGTGACACAGTGTCGGCAAGCTTCGTGCTTGAGCCCTTCGATGGCCCATGTGACCTTTATGGCCAGTATGGAATCGAGATCCTGTCCGCCAACTGCGCCGACACGGGACACGGCTATGAGATCTGGATCCCCTGCTGCGAGCAGGAGCCGGTGGACGTCGACGAGCAGCCCATGTCCTTTGGCCTGGACACGGCCCGGCCCAACCCCTTCAACCCGGCGACCACCATCTCCTTCACCATGGCGGAGACGGGTCCGGCCACCTTGACCGTGTACAACCTGGCCGGCGCGCCGGTGGCCACCCTCTGGCAGGGGATGGCCCAGCGGGGCAGCCACCAGGTGGTCTTCGACGCCTCCCACCTGCCCAGCGGCGTCTACTTCTATGCGCTGGGAACGCCCCATGGCGTGCTGACGCGCAAGATGGTCCTGGCGAAGTAG
- a CDS encoding AAA family ATPase, translating to MADIIAFSNQKGGVGKTTTAVNLAACLAVSERRVLLVDMDPQANATSGIGLERDESRACIYECLLEPAQAREAVVRSQLEGLDVLPSSMRLVGAEVELVAALGREYRLKKALAVLAADYEYILIDCPPSLSLLTVNTLCAADGVIIPIQAEYYALEGLSQLLNTIELVRESLNPRLIVRGVVLTMYDSRLNLCNMVRKEVEDHFGDRMYKSIIRRNVKLGEAPSHGKPILLYDVGSPGSQNYIALAQEILDESVQITG from the coding sequence ATGGCCGACATCATCGCCTTCTCCAATCAGAAGGGCGGGGTGGGGAAGACCACCACCGCCGTCAACCTGGCCGCCTGCCTGGCCGTCTCCGAGCGGCGCGTGCTGCTGGTGGACATGGATCCGCAGGCCAACGCCACCAGCGGCATCGGGCTGGAGCGGGACGAATCCCGGGCCTGCATCTATGAGTGTCTGCTGGAGCCGGCCCAGGCGCGGGAGGCGGTGGTCCGCTCCCAGCTCGAGGGCCTGGACGTGCTGCCCAGCTCCATGCGCCTGGTGGGCGCCGAGGTGGAGCTGGTGGCCGCCCTGGGCCGCGAGTACCGCCTGAAGAAGGCCCTGGCCGTCCTGGCGGCGGACTACGAGTACATCCTGATCGACTGTCCGCCCTCGCTCAGCCTGCTCACGGTCAACACCCTCTGCGCCGCCGACGGCGTCATCATTCCCATCCAGGCCGAGTACTACGCCCTGGAGGGCCTCAGCCAGCTGCTCAACACGATCGAACTGGTGCGCGAGAGCCTCAACCCGCGGCTCATCGTGCGGGGGGTGGTGCTCACCATGTACGACAGCCGCCTCAACCTCTGCAACATGGTGCGCAAGGAGGTGGAGGACCATTTCGGCGACCGCATGTACAAGAGCATCATCCGGCGCAACGTGAAGCTGGGGGAGGCGCCCAGCCACGGCAAGCCCATCCTGCTGTACGACGTGGGCAGCCCGGGCAGCCAGAACTACATCGCCCTGGCCCAGGAGATCCTCGATGAATCGGTCCAAATCACTGGGTAA